One Glycine max cultivar Williams 82 chromosome 6, Glycine_max_v4.0, whole genome shotgun sequence DNA segment encodes these proteins:
- the LOC100817566 gene encoding protein transport protein Sec61 subunit alpha yields MGGGFRVLHLVRPFLSFLPEVQTADRKVPFREKVIYTVISLFIFLVCSQLPLYGIHSTTGADPFYWMRVILASNRGTVMELGITPIVTSGLVMQLLAGSKIIEVDNNVREDRALLNGAQKLLGILIAVGEAVAYVLSGMYGSVGQLGVGNAILIILQLCFAGIIVICLDELLQKGYGLGSGISLFIATNICENIIWKAFSPTTINSGRGAEFEGAVIALFHLLITRTDKVRALREAFYRQNLPNVTNLLATILIFLIVIYFQGFRVVLPVRSKNARGQQGSYPIKLFYTSNMPIILQSALVSNLYFISQLLHRKYSGNFIVDLLGKWKESEYGGGQSVPVGGIAYYITAPSSLADMAANPFHALFYLVFMLSACALFSKTWIEVSGSSARDVAKQLKEQQMVMPGHRESNLQKELNRYIPTAAAFGGICIGALTVLADFMGAIGSGTGILLAVTIIYQYFETFEKERASELGFFGF; encoded by the exons ATGGGTGGTGGATTTAGAGTGCTTCACTTAGTTAGACCATTTCTCTCGTTTCTTCCTGAAGTTCAGACTGCTGACAGGAAAGTGCCATTTAGAGAGAAGGTCATATATACTGTGATCTCTCTGTTCATTTTCCTTGTTTGCAGTCAGCTTCCTCTGTATGGCATACACTCAACAACAGGTGCTGATCCATTCTATTGGATGCGTGTTATCCTTGCTTCAAACCGTGGAACTGTTATGGAGCTGGGAATCACCCCCATTGTGACTTCTGGGCTGGTAATGCAACTTTTGGCTGGATCGAAGATCATTGAAGTGGACAACAATGTAAGGGAGGATCGTGCTCTCTT AAATGGTGCACAGAAGCTACTTGGCATTTTGATAGCTGTTGGTGAGGCAGTTGCATATGTTCTTTCTGGAATGTATGGTAGTGTGGGTCAACTTGGAGTGGGAAATGCCATCCTCATCATCCTCCAGCTATGTTTTGCGGGTATTATTGTGATATGTTTGGATGAGCTCCTTCAAAAAGGCTATGGCTTGGGATCTGGAATTTCTCTGTTCATTGCCACTAATATATG TGAAAACATCATATGGAAAGCATTTAGTCCCACCACCATTAACAGTGGACGTGGAGCTGAATTTGAAGGTGCTGTCATTGCTCTATTCCATTTGTTGATAACTAGAACAGACAAGGTTCGTGCCCTTCGTGAAGCATTTTACCGGCAAAACCTTCCCAATGTGACAAATCTGCTTGCTACCATCTTGATCTTCCTAATTGTGATATACTTCCAAGGATTTCGTGTGGTTTTGCCTGTGAGATCAAAGAATGCCCGTGGACAGCAGGGGTCTTATCCAATCAAGTTATTTTATACCTCCAACATGCCCATTATTCTTCAGTCTGCCCTTGTTTCCAATCTCTACTTCATTTCTCAG CTTCTACACAGAAAGTACAGTGGAAACTTCATTGTAGATCTATTGGGCAAATGGAAGGAGTCTGAATATGGAGGTGGTCAGTCTGTTCCTGTTGGTGGTATTGCATACTACATCACTGCACCTTCCAG CTTAGCTGATATGGCAGCCAATCCTTTCCATGCATTATTCTACCTTGTGTTTATGTTGTCAGCCTGTGCCTTGTTCTCTAAAACTTGGATTGAAGTCTCTGGTTCATCTGCTAGAGATGTTGCAAAGCAGCTGAAG gAACAACAAATGGTAATGCCTGGACATCGGGAATCAAACTTGCAGAAAGAACTGAACCGATACATTCCCACCGCGGCAGCATTTGGAGGCATATGTATCGGTGCATTGACTGTGTTGGCAGATTTCATGGGGGCAATTGGTTCAGGGACAGGAATATTGCTTGCAGTAACAATCATCTATCAGTACTTCGAAACATTTGAGAAGGAGAGAGCAAGCGAGCTTGGCTTCTTCGGTTTCTAA